In Triticum aestivum cultivar Chinese Spring chromosome 5B, IWGSC CS RefSeq v2.1, whole genome shotgun sequence, the following proteins share a genomic window:
- the LOC123114026 gene encoding receptor protein kinase-like protein ZAR1 — MRANTCGDSSDGSDAGGGEKKRGNGSGGGGGGEDEELVAIDKGFRMELHELLRSSAYVLGKGGKGIVYKVVVGNGTTPVAVRRLSGGTADPERYKEFAAEAGAIGRVRHPNVVRLRAYYWSPDEKLVVTDFINNDNLASALRGGFLQNCVR, encoded by the exons ATGCGCGCAAACACCTGCGGGGACTCGTCGGACGGGTccgacgcgggcggcggcgagaAGAAACGCGGCAACGGTTccgggggcggaggcggcggcgaggacgaggagctGGTGGCGATCGACAAGGGGTTCCGGATGGAGCTACACGAGCTGTTGCGGTCGTCGGCGTACGTGCTGGGGAAGGGCGGGAAGGGGATCGTGTACAAGGTGGTGGTGGGCAACGGGACGACGCCGGTGGCCGTGCGGCGGCTGAGCGGCGGCACCGCGGACCCGGAGCGGTACAAGGAGTTCGCGGCGGAGGCCGGCGCCATCGGGCGCGTGCGGCACCCCAACGTGGTGCGGTTGCGCGCCTACTACTGGTCGCCCGATGAGAAGCTCGTCGTCACCGACTTCATCAACAACGACAACCTCGCCTCCGCGCTGCGCG gggggtttctgcaaaactgCGTGCGCTGA